A genome region from Pseudodesulfovibrio alkaliphilus includes the following:
- the lipB gene encoding lipoyl(octanoyl) transferase LipB → MTIIDLGLIGYARAETIQLETLDKVISGECGNTLFLLEHPKVITLGRQGGTENLHVNPAFLAAQGIELARTARGGNITCHFPGQLVAYPVWRVEKRPGGMRRFFHDMEAAVIATCAAFGVDTVRRPGHPGVWVDENRKICSMGIGVRRWVTYHGLALNVGRDVSLFDTITLCGIQGARPTSLSAEAGRDITIKEVKHVFAREFGKAFADSALAADQAARQ, encoded by the coding sequence ATGACCATCATCGATCTCGGACTCATCGGCTATGCCCGGGCTGAGACGATCCAGCTGGAAACCCTGGACAAGGTCATCTCTGGCGAGTGCGGCAACACGCTCTTTCTGCTGGAACATCCCAAGGTCATCACCCTGGGCCGTCAGGGCGGAACCGAGAATCTGCATGTCAATCCCGCCTTCCTGGCCGCCCAGGGCATAGAACTGGCCCGCACCGCGCGCGGGGGCAACATCACCTGCCACTTTCCGGGCCAACTGGTGGCCTACCCCGTCTGGCGGGTGGAAAAGCGCCCCGGCGGCATGCGTCGCTTCTTCCACGACATGGAGGCTGCGGTCATCGCCACCTGCGCCGCCTTCGGGGTCGATACCGTGCGCCGCCCCGGCCATCCCGGCGTATGGGTGGACGAAAACCGCAAAATATGCTCAATGGGCATCGGTGTCCGCCGCTGGGTCACGTATCATGGCCTGGCCCTCAATGTGGGACGCGACGTAAGCCTGTTCGACACAATCACCCTGTGCGGCATCCAGGGCGCGAGGCCCACATCCCTCAGCGCCGAGGCGGGCCGCGACATCACCATCAAGGAAGTCAAGCATGTCTTTGCCCGCGAATTTGGAAAAGCCTTTGCGGATTCCGCCCTGGCTGCGGATCAGGCTGCCCGGCAATGA
- the lipA gene encoding lipoyl synthase: MSLPANLEKPLRIPPWLRIRLPGNEQFASTAGLMDDLRLNTVCQSAKCPNKWECFSRNVATFLIMGSVCSRNCAFCNITPGRPTPLEDDEPARVAEGARRLGLTHVVITSVTRDDLPDGGATHFAATIRAVRSTLPGCTVEVLIPDFQGDEAALDTIFAARPDVLNHNLETVPALYPAIRPQADYRQSLRLLERSKGMAPDIPTKSGIMVGLGETDAQILPVLDDLAAAGCDIVTIGQYMRPTRQHPPVDRYVEPAVFDSYADQGRQRGIRHVFSAPLVRSSYNAAQFVGSVGS; encoded by the coding sequence ATGTCTTTGCCCGCGAATTTGGAAAAGCCTTTGCGGATTCCGCCCTGGCTGCGGATCAGGCTGCCCGGCAATGAGCAGTTCGCCTCCACGGCCGGGCTCATGGACGACCTGCGCCTGAACACGGTCTGCCAGAGCGCAAAATGCCCCAACAAGTGGGAGTGTTTCTCCAGGAACGTGGCCACGTTCCTGATCATGGGCAGCGTGTGCTCCCGCAATTGCGCCTTCTGCAACATCACGCCTGGCCGCCCGACGCCCCTGGAAGACGACGAACCGGCCCGCGTGGCCGAAGGAGCTCGCAGGCTGGGCCTCACACACGTGGTCATCACCTCGGTCACACGCGACGATCTGCCCGACGGCGGGGCCACCCATTTCGCCGCCACCATCAGGGCCGTGCGCTCGACCCTGCCGGGCTGCACCGTTGAGGTGCTCATCCCGGACTTTCAGGGCGACGAGGCAGCCTTGGACACCATCTTCGCGGCAAGGCCCGACGTGCTCAACCACAATCTGGAGACTGTGCCTGCTCTGTACCCGGCCATCCGGCCCCAGGCCGACTACCGCCAGAGCCTGAGGCTCCTTGAACGGTCAAAGGGGATGGCCCCGGACATCCCCACCAAGAGCGGCATCATGGTCGGGCTTGGCGAGACCGATGCCCAGATCCTGCCCGTGCTCGACGACCTTGCCGCCGCAGGCTGCGACATCGTCACCATCGGCCAGTACATGCGCCCCACCCGCCAGCACCCCCCGGTGGACCGCTATGTGGAACCCGCCGTCTTCGACTCCTACGCAGACCAAGGCAGGCAGCGCGGCATCCGCCACGTCTTCAGCGCCCCCTTGGTCCGCTCAAGCTACAACGCGGCGCAGTTCGTGGGATCAGTAGGCAGCTAA
- a CDS encoding Crp/Fnr family transcriptional regulator gives MRKEKMDTPRIVEIIGTLPLFSHLEREQVERLARSASVETIPAGGLYFSEQASAQGLHLLIAGRVKLFKMSEEGREQTIFIFDPGEPFCLCSVFSDGQLPANMAALESSTVLVIPPVELERLVAEDPGMLLQILRVMSRRLKEAMDMIDALSLRQLPSRLAAYFLSAAAGGAVTLSITHRELAKIIGATPEALSRALRKMSEAGLVDVQGKDVKVLDRSGLEQCRASGLS, from the coding sequence ATGCGTAAGGAAAAAATGGACACGCCGAGAATTGTGGAAATCATCGGAACGCTCCCGCTGTTCTCTCACCTGGAGAGAGAACAGGTCGAGCGGCTGGCGCGGTCGGCGAGTGTTGAAACGATTCCCGCTGGCGGGCTGTATTTCAGCGAGCAGGCATCGGCGCAAGGGCTGCATCTGCTTATTGCGGGGAGGGTCAAGCTCTTCAAGATGTCCGAGGAGGGGCGGGAGCAGACGATCTTCATTTTCGATCCGGGCGAACCGTTTTGTCTCTGCTCCGTTTTTTCCGACGGTCAGCTTCCGGCCAATATGGCCGCATTGGAATCGAGCACCGTGCTGGTCATCCCTCCGGTGGAACTGGAAAGGCTCGTGGCGGAAGATCCGGGTATGCTGTTGCAGATATTGCGGGTGATGTCGCGTCGTCTCAAGGAGGCCATGGACATGATCGACGCCTTGTCCCTCAGGCAGTTGCCGTCCCGGCTGGCCGCCTATTTCTTGTCGGCAGCGGCCGGAGGCGCTGTCACGTTGTCCATAACCCATCGAGAGCTGGCCAAGATCATCGGCGCCACGCCCGAGGCACTCTCCCGCGCATTGAGGAAAATGAGCGAGGCCGGGCTTGTGGATGTCCAGGGCAAGGATGTGAAGGTGTTGGATCGATCAGGACTGGAGCAATGCCGGGCATCGGGCCTGTCGTGA
- a CDS encoding DsrE family protein: protein MSKYQFIISAGPENPVRATRSVMFATKAVDEGHQVALFLVDDAVYLTNPMLTEHVRAATGDTLMQYLQVILDQSIEVMVCLPCAKARGIDESALPRNWRLAKGIEAIRRNEDGWNTWTF from the coding sequence ATGAGCAAATATCAGTTCATCATTTCCGCAGGGCCGGAAAACCCGGTCCGCGCCACCCGGTCCGTCATGTTCGCCACCAAGGCCGTCGACGAAGGGCATCAGGTCGCCCTTTTCCTTGTGGACGACGCCGTTTATCTGACCAACCCGATGCTGACAGAGCATGTCCGGGCCGCCACTGGCGACACGCTCATGCAGTATCTCCAGGTCATTTTGGATCAAAGCATAGAGGTCATGGTCTGCCTCCCCTGCGCCAAGGCCCGGGGCATAGACGAATCCGCCCTGCCGCGCAACTGGCGGCTGGCAAAAGGGATCGAAGCCATCCGGCGCAATGAAGACGGATGGAACACCTGGACATTTTAA
- a CDS encoding arsenic resistance protein — translation MWSFLQTITKKLTLAIPLMMALGFAYGVSAETAWLKGMIIPFTFLMVYPMMVTLNIKKVFEGGDTKAQIITLGVNFLITPFLAWGLGLTFFADLPYMALGLLLAGLVPTSGMTISWTGFAKGNMAAAVKMTVIGLVAGSLATPFYVQGLMGAAIALDIGAVVSQIFFIVFLPMALGFVTQRLLVRKFGQEHFQQRIGPRFPVLSTIGVLGIVFVALALKARTIAASPELLVTILVPLLLLYGINFTISTVIGKWLLNRGDAIAMVYGSVMRNLSIALAIAMNAFGEQGADAALVVALAYIIQVQSAAWYVTFTPRLFGPPKAANTLS, via the coding sequence ATGTGGTCTTTTCTGCAAACCATCACGAAAAAACTGACTCTGGCCATTCCCCTCATGATGGCCCTTGGATTCGCTTACGGCGTCAGCGCCGAGACCGCGTGGCTCAAGGGCATGATCATTCCCTTCACCTTTCTCATGGTCTACCCGATGATGGTCACTCTGAACATCAAAAAAGTGTTCGAGGGCGGCGACACCAAGGCCCAGATCATCACCCTCGGGGTCAACTTTCTGATAACCCCGTTCCTGGCCTGGGGTTTGGGGCTGACGTTTTTTGCCGATCTCCCATACATGGCCCTTGGTCTGCTTCTGGCCGGACTGGTGCCGACCAGCGGAATGACCATATCCTGGACCGGCTTTGCCAAAGGCAACATGGCCGCGGCGGTGAAGATGACCGTCATCGGCCTTGTGGCGGGATCGCTGGCAACTCCGTTTTACGTTCAGGGGCTCATGGGCGCGGCTATTGCCCTGGATATTGGGGCCGTCGTCAGCCAGATTTTCTTCATCGTGTTCCTGCCCATGGCGCTTGGCTTCGTCACGCAGCGCCTCCTGGTCCGCAAGTTCGGCCAAGAGCATTTTCAGCAGCGCATCGGGCCAAGATTCCCGGTGCTCTCCACCATCGGCGTGCTGGGGATCGTGTTCGTGGCCCTGGCGCTCAAGGCCCGCACCATCGCCGCCTCGCCCGAGCTGCTTGTGACCATCCTCGTGCCTCTGCTGCTGCTCTACGGCATCAACTTCACGATCAGCACGGTCATAGGGAAATGGCTGCTCAACAGAGGCGACGCCATCGCCATGGTTTACGGATCAGTTATGCGCAACCTGTCCATCGCCCTGGCCATCGCCATGAACGCCTTTGGCGAGCAGGGGGCGGACGCGGCCCTGGTTGTGGCGCTGGCCTACATCATCCAGGTGCAGTCGGCGGCCTGGTATGTCACCTTCACCCCTCGCCTCTTTGGTCCGCCAAAGGCGGCAAACACCCTGTCCTGA
- a CDS encoding universal stress protein — MLPTIKNILYATDLSTNARLALSYAAVLADRHDANVTVLHVLPDSLELLSEQAGMDLAEVFGEKAAYWIDKGEKEKTIHAIHERLETIAHEDFKVPGSSSHLAGARVEVVCGDAAQRIVAATKSGDFDLVVMGTHGQTGLMGILLGSVATEAIRHSKIPILVVPLPD, encoded by the coding sequence GTGCTCCCGACCATCAAAAACATCCTCTATGCAACCGACCTCTCGACCAATGCCCGGCTGGCCCTGAGCTATGCGGCTGTCCTGGCCGACCGTCACGATGCGAACGTGACCGTCCTGCATGTGCTGCCAGACTCCCTTGAACTCCTCAGCGAACAGGCCGGCATGGATCTGGCAGAGGTCTTCGGCGAAAAGGCCGCCTACTGGATTGACAAGGGGGAAAAGGAAAAAACCATCCATGCAATCCATGAGCGACTGGAAACCATTGCCCACGAAGACTTCAAGGTGCCCGGCAGTTCCTCCCATCTCGCCGGGGCCAGGGTCGAGGTGGTTTGCGGCGATGCGGCGCAACGCATCGTCGCCGCAACGAAAAGCGGAGACTTCGATCTCGTCGTGATGGGAACCCATGGCCAGACGGGGTTGATGGGCATATTGCTCGGCAGCGTCGCCACCGAGGCCATTCGTCACAGCAAGATTCCGATCCTGGTCGTTCCCCTGCCCGATTGA